In Molothrus ater isolate BHLD 08-10-18 breed brown headed cowbird chromosome 11, BPBGC_Mater_1.1, whole genome shotgun sequence, a genomic segment contains:
- the CHCHD4 gene encoding mitochondrial intermembrane space import and assembly protein 40, with protein MSYCRQEGKDRIIFATKEDHETPSSAELVADDPDDPYEEQGLILPNGDINWNCPCLGGMASGPCGEQFKSAFSCFHYSSEEIKGSDCVDQFRAMQECMQKYPDLYPQEDENDEKSSKDLEAASMEASAAKEEEGSS; from the exons ATGTCCTACTGCAGGCAGGAAG GAAAAGACAGAATAATATTTGCAACCAAGGAGGACCATGAGACACcgagcagtgctgagctggttGCAGATGACCCAGATGACCCTTACGAAGAGCAAG GATTGATATTGCCCAATGGAGACATCAATTGGAATTGCCCATGTCTGGGTGGAATGGCTAGTGGTCCCTGTGGGGAGCAGTTCAAGTCAGCCTTTTCTTGTTTCCACTATAGCTCAGAAGAAATAAAGGGATCAGACTGTGTGGACCAATTCCGTGCCATGCAGGAATGCATGCAAAAATACCCAGATCTTTACCCTCAAGAGGATGAAAATGATGAGAAGTCCAGCAAGGATTTGGAAGCTGCCTCTATGGAGGCCTCTGCTGCCAAAGAGGAGGAGGGATCCAGCTAA